In a single window of the Zonotrichia leucophrys gambelii isolate GWCS_2022_RI chromosome 2, RI_Zleu_2.0, whole genome shotgun sequence genome:
- the NOM1 gene encoding nucleolar MIF4G domain-containing protein 1 produces the protein MAAPRRGVAAGRMKRGAAARAHRGGKLDRLRQAVQDYVEAAGGQPSLALLKDSERYNRRSRREARKEKRRLKRSRRRRLQRGELVEAPTAPAKSSPAKPAPAKPAPAKPTSAKAAPAKPAQSKPAQAKPAPAARPGAPASPAAGKQRARPVSAPAPTALEAPSAAAATSARKRALLQANEEEEKEIRRLERQLGLGKRRKKQEGPAAERLPQSFLRDGLGYVLGALGTRAGLSQLCDSSDDETEQGDTEPGPRERPPGMEEDGEDEEDGEDEEDDEDEEDGEDEEAQEDASDPSDAEGHWESESASPEDGGVPEASEPSSEEEEEEAESDNQGATKYVPPQIRKAQETLDDKKREELGRLKKMVNGLINRLSEPNLSSISGQMEELYMANSRKDVNDTLTDILMSACVTAVAMPARLLMEHVLLVSILHHNVGIEVGAHFLEAVVKKFDELCKSDAEGKECENLLALIAHLYNFHVVHCLLIFDILKKLVSTFTEKEIELILFLLKNVGFSLRKDDALALKELITEAQRKASTAEKKFQDQTRVRFMLETMLALRNNDMRKIPGYDPEPVERLRKLQRALVHSSGSGKDTQLRVSLESLLSADQVGRWWIVGSSWSGAPMISDTKSQAQQKLHVGKVSSKIMELARKLRMNTDIRRSIFCVLMTSEDFMDAFEKLLKLGLKDQQEREIVHVILYCCLQEKTFNPFYAFLANKFCGHERRFQVTFQFSIWDKIRDLENLSAAAISNLVSLLAHLIRTKSLPLSVLKVIEFSELDKPKVRFLRQVLSTLLTKADEEEITDIFMRISDNPKLQMLREGLKLFLTHFLLKHAQAQKSAEEAGLLKERVELATKALEAKEPKLKL, from the exons atggcggcgcccaggCGCGGTGTGGCTGCGGGCAGGATGAAGCGAGGGGCGGCTGCCCGCGCCCACCGCGGCGGGAAACTGGACCGGCTGCGGCAGGCAGTGCAGGATTACGTAGAGGCGGCAGGCGGACAGCCGTCGCTGGCCCTGCTCAAAGACTCGGAGAGGTACAATCGCAGGAGCCGCCGGGAAGCCAGGAAGGAGAAGCGCCGACTAaagcggagccgccgccgccgacTCCAACGCGGAGAGCTGGTGGAGGCTCCCACCGCCCCGGCCAAGTCCTCTCCAGCCAAGCCCGCTCCAGCGAAGCCGGCCCCGGCCAAACCAACTTCGGCCAAGGCCGCTCCAGCCAAGCCAGCCCAGTCCAAGCCGGCCCAGGCCAAGCCGGCTCCTGCCGCCCGCCCCGGAGCCCCGGCATCGCCCGCCGCTGGGAAGCAGCGGGCTAGGCCGGTGTCGGCACCGGCACCGACAGCCCTTGAGGCCCCCTCCGCCGCCGCAGCCACCTCGGCGCGGAAACGGGCCCTGCTGCAAGCCaacgaggaggaggagaaggagatcCGGCGGCTTGAGCGGCAGCTGGGGCTCGGGAAGCGGCGCAAGAAGCAGGAGGGGCCCGCGGCCGAGCGGCTGCCGCAGAGTTTCCTGCGGGACGGGTTGGGATACGTGCTGGGAGCGCTGGGCACACGGGCCGGGCTCAGCCAGCTCTGCGACAGCAGCGACGACGAGACCGAGCAGGGGGACACCGAGCCGGGACCCCGGGAACGCCCGCCggggatggaggaggatggCGAGGACGAGGAGGATggcgaggatgaggaggatgatgaggacGAGGAAGATGGTGAGGACGAGGAGGCTCAGGAAGACGCCTCAGACCCCTCCGACGCGGAAGGACATTGGGAGAGCGAGAGCGCCTCCCCCGAGGACGGCGGAGTGCCAGAGGCCAGCGAGCCCTcgagcgaggaggaggaggaggaggcagag AGTGATAATCAAGGTGCTACAAAGTATGTTCCTCCTCAAATAAGGAAAGCACAGGAGACACTTGATgacaagaaaagagaagaattgGGAAGACTGAAGAAAATGGTGAATGGCCTCATTAATAG GCTGAGTGAACCAAATCTGTCCTCCATCAGTGGACAGATGGAAGAGCTGTACATGGCCAACAGCAGAAAGGACGTGAATGACACTCTGACAGACATTCTCATGAGTGCCTGTGTCACTGCAGTTGCCATGCCTGCAAGACTCCTGATGGAGCACGTCCTTCTGGTCAGCATCCTTCATCATAATGTAGGAATTGAG GTCGGTGCTCACTTTTTGGAAGCTGTGGTGAAGAAATTTGATGAACTCTGTAAAAGTGATGCTGAAGGGAAGGAATGTGAAAATCTGCTTGCCTTGATTGCTCATCTGTATAACTTCCATGTGGTTCATTGCCTGCTGATCTTTGATATTCTGAAAAAGCTTGTTAGCACTTTCACTGAAAAAGAGATTGAGCTGATtctgtttcttctgaaaaatgtgGGCTTTTCCTTAAGAAAAGATGATGCATTGGCTTTGAAAGAACTGATCACTGAGGCCCAGAGGAAagcaagcacagcagagaagaaattCCAGGATCAGACAAGG GTTCGGTTCATGCTGGAGACCATGCTGGCACTCAGGAACAATGACATGAGGAAGATCCCTGGCTATGATCCTGAGCCAGTTGAAAGACTCCGCAAATTGCAGAGAGCTCTG GTTCACAGCAGTGGTTCAGGAAAGGACACCCAGCTCCGCGTGTCCCTGGAGTCTTTGCTCAGCGCTGACCAGGTCGGGCGCTGGTGGATCGTGGGCTCATCCTGGAGTGGAGCACCAATGATCAGTGATACCAAAAGCCAGGCTCAGCAAAAGCTGCATGTAGGAAAG GTGAGTTCAAAAATAATGGAGCTTGCTCGTAAGCTGAGAATGAACACAGATATCAGGAGAAGTATTTTTTGTGTCTTGATGACGAGTGAAGACTTCATGGATGCCTTTGAAAAACTTCTGAA GCTTGGACTGAAAGAtcagcaggagagggaaataGTTCATGTCATCCTTTACTGCTGCTTGCAGGAGAAGACATTCAACCCCTTCTATGCATTTTTGGCCAACAAGTTTTGTGGGCATGAAAGACGATTTCAG GTGACATTTCAGTTTAGTATTTGGGACAAAATCAGAGACTTAGAAAACCTGTcagctgctgccatctccaACTTGGTTTCACTGTTGGCTCACTTAATAAGGACAAAATCACTGCCACTTTCAGTTCTCAAG GTAATTGAATTCAGTGAACTGGACAAACCCAAAGTCCGTTTCTTACGACAAGTATTAAGCACTCTGTTAACCAAAGCAGATGAGGAAGAAATTACTGACATTTTTATGAG